One Streptomyces sp. L2 genomic window carries:
- a CDS encoding SPW repeat protein: MANVSHRGDISSHPDVSEMRERYARMLGGRDVALVDGPVFLLGLYCAASPWIVHYTASQPPLVVHNLIMGIAIGLLALGFTTAPARMYGLSWAMCALGVWMIIAPWIVGSSPDTGVIVNNIVIGALAIVLGALCAGASARSAARP; encoded by the coding sequence ATGGCCAACGTCTCGCACAGGGGCGATATCAGCAGCCACCCCGATGTCTCCGAGATGCGGGAGCGCTACGCCCGCATGCTCGGCGGCCGTGATGTGGCACTCGTGGACGGGCCGGTGTTCCTGCTCGGCCTGTACTGCGCGGCCTCACCGTGGATCGTGCACTACACGGCGAGCCAGCCGCCCCTCGTGGTCCACAACCTGATCATGGGCATCGCGATCGGGCTGCTGGCGCTGGGGTTCACCACGGCACCCGCCCGGATGTACGGCCTCAGCTGGGCGATGTGCGCCCTGGGCGTCTGGATGATCATCGCACCCTGGATCGTGGGCAGCAGCCCGGACACCGGCGTGATCGTCAACAACATCGTCATCGGCGCGCTGGCCATCGTCCTCGGGGCGCTGTGCGCCGGTGCGTCCGCGAGGAGCGCCGCGCGGCCGTAG
- a CDS encoding YciI family protein — MKHYLLSVVQPAGAQPPAPDELEAIMRDVRAFNDELRDAGAWVFAGGLHGPDTATLLRTKDGDVLITDGPYAEGKEYLGGLCLIRAADLDEALAWARKAALATTLPIEVRAFVDEH; from the coding sequence ATGAAGCACTACCTGCTCAGCGTGGTCCAGCCGGCCGGCGCGCAGCCCCCCGCCCCCGACGAGCTGGAAGCGATCATGCGCGACGTCAGGGCCTTCAACGACGAACTGCGCGACGCCGGGGCCTGGGTTTTCGCCGGCGGCCTGCACGGGCCGGACACCGCCACCCTGCTGCGGACCAAGGACGGCGACGTGCTCATCACCGACGGACCGTACGCCGAGGGCAAGGAGTACCTGGGCGGGCTCTGCCTGATCCGGGCCGCCGACCTCGACGAGGCGCTGGCGTGGGCCCGCAAGGCCGCCCTCGCCACGACCCTCCCGATCGAGGTGCGGGCCTTCGTGGACGAACACTGA